From one Terriglobales bacterium genomic stretch:
- a CDS encoding electron transfer flavoprotein subunit beta/FixA family protein, whose translation MKILVCMKQVPQKDAPLKLNDAGTWIREDVSYEVNEPDAYALEEALRQKEKHGGEVVVITSGPARAQQVLREALAKGADRAIHLEDGAFTTLDAMNTARALAAAVKEEPFDLIFTGLQSDDYGYAQTGVVLAELLGWPHATIIMQIEKKDGGIRVKRELEAGYFQFVDMPTPAVLTIQSGINKLRYATLIGIKQAKNKPLRKVTLAEVQAALGPNLQKIEKLYVPQKTKKTEMLEGAPAEVAKKLVEKLKNEVRVI comes from the coding sequence GTGAAGATCCTGGTCTGCATGAAGCAAGTCCCGCAGAAGGACGCCCCGCTCAAGCTCAACGACGCCGGCACCTGGATCCGCGAGGACGTCTCCTACGAAGTCAACGAACCCGACGCCTACGCCCTGGAAGAGGCGCTGCGCCAGAAGGAGAAGCACGGCGGCGAGGTGGTGGTGATCACCTCGGGGCCGGCGCGGGCGCAGCAGGTGCTGCGCGAGGCGCTGGCCAAGGGCGCCGACCGTGCCATCCACCTGGAGGACGGCGCCTTCACCACGCTGGACGCCATGAACACCGCGCGCGCCCTGGCCGCCGCCGTCAAGGAAGAGCCCTTCGACCTGATCTTCACCGGGCTGCAGTCCGACGACTACGGCTACGCGCAGACCGGGGTGGTGCTGGCGGAACTGCTGGGCTGGCCGCACGCCACCATCATCATGCAGATCGAGAAGAAGGACGGCGGCATACGCGTCAAGCGTGAGTTGGAGGCCGGCTACTTCCAGTTCGTGGACATGCCCACGCCGGCGGTGCTGACCATCCAGAGCGGCATCAACAAGCTGCGCTACGCCACCCTCATCGGCATCAAGCAGGCCAAGAACAAGCCGCTGCGCAAGGTGACGCTGGCGGAGGTGCAGGCGGCGCTCGGCCCCAACCTGCAGAAGATCGAGAAGCTCTACGTACCGCAGAAGACCAAGAAGACGGAGATGCTGGAAGGTGCGCCCGCCGAGGTCGCCAAAAAGCTGGTGGAGAAGCTGAAGAACGAGGTCAGGGTGATCTGA
- a CDS encoding electron transfer flavoprotein subunit alpha/FixB family protein, which yields MAETILVVVEQREGKLNRVSFETLTAAQAIAGETGWTLEAAVAGSSVGAIAAEVAAKKVAKVYAIESPKLEKYTPDGFVAALKPFVESRKPRLVLMPHTYQVRDFAPKLATALGRTLVPDVIGYKKEGERLLFTRQMFQGKLAADVSFAGEPPHFATFQAGAFRGDKVEAGAAAAPVETVKAEVADAAIRNQPEEIFKEAKQAVDLTQAEIIVSVGRGIKEEKNIALAKQLAEALGGELAASRPICDSGWLPMDRQIGSSGQTVAPKLYLALGISGAIQHIVGMKGSRTIVAVNKDAEAPIFEVADFGIVANLFDVVPPLIEEIKKAKG from the coding sequence ATGGCCGAGACGATTCTGGTAGTTGTCGAGCAACGCGAAGGCAAGTTGAACCGTGTCTCCTTCGAGACGCTGACGGCGGCGCAGGCGATCGCCGGCGAGACCGGCTGGACGCTGGAGGCCGCGGTGGCGGGCTCGAGTGTGGGCGCGATCGCCGCCGAGGTCGCGGCCAAGAAGGTCGCCAAGGTGTACGCCATCGAGTCTCCCAAGCTCGAGAAGTACACCCCCGACGGCTTCGTGGCCGCGCTCAAGCCCTTCGTCGAGAGCCGCAAGCCGCGGCTGGTGCTGATGCCGCATACCTACCAGGTGCGCGACTTCGCGCCTAAGCTGGCCACGGCGCTGGGGCGCACCCTCGTCCCCGACGTCATCGGCTACAAGAAGGAGGGCGAACGCCTGCTGTTCACCCGGCAGATGTTCCAGGGCAAGCTGGCCGCCGACGTCAGCTTCGCCGGCGAGCCGCCGCACTTCGCCACCTTCCAGGCTGGCGCCTTCCGCGGCGACAAGGTCGAGGCGGGGGCCGCGGCCGCGCCGGTGGAGACGGTGAAGGCGGAGGTCGCGGACGCCGCCATCCGCAACCAGCCGGAGGAGATCTTCAAGGAAGCCAAGCAGGCGGTCGACCTGACGCAGGCGGAGATCATCGTCTCGGTGGGCCGCGGCATCAAGGAAGAGAAGAACATCGCGCTGGCCAAGCAACTGGCGGAGGCGCTGGGCGGGGAGCTGGCGGCCTCACGCCCCATCTGCGACTCCGGCTGGCTGCCCATGGACCGGCAGATCGGAAGCTCGGGACAGACGGTGGCGCCCAAGCTGTATCTGGCGCTGGGCATCAGCGGGGCCATCCAGCACATCGTGGGCATGAAGGGCTCGCGCACCATCGTGGCCGTCAACAAGGACGCCGAGGCGCCCATCTTCGAGGTCGCGGACTTCGGGATCGTGGCCAACCTGTTCGACGTGGTGCCGCCGCTGATCGAGGAGATCAAGAAAGCCAAAGGATAA